ccatcatatcatcaaAGTTGCTAGCAAGCGATCCAACAGTATCTGCCATTTCGGATCTTTCTTCGGGATCGACATCGGAAACTTGATCTGGTAAAGCGGCCTGTTCACGCTTGAAAGCCTTGAATCTATCTTCCCAGgtctcttctttcccttcgGCTTGAGCTGCAGGGCCTTCGTCTACACCCCATTCCCTAAACTCCCAAGagacctcttcctcttcatccctttctCCATCATGGACCAATTCATCGAaccatccctcttcttccccctcgtcaTCAACGAAAGCGTCATCTTCGAGCGCTTCCAAGACTTGACGAAGATGCGGGTCCATATCAGGTTGCAATCCTCGTAACTCTCTAGGTATAGCTTCTCCTCTGTTCTGAGCTTCGTGAACCGATATCTGCTCTCTACTGGGCAGTACATCTTGAGGCAGTAGATCGAACATGTCGTCTTCTTTCGCCTTGCCTTTACCCTTTCCCGTTGACTTCATCCCTCGAGCTACACCTGAACCTCTTGGTGCGGCGATCAAGAATGAGTCAAAGCCGCCATTACCGACCGTCTTCAAGTGTGACATGTAGTCGTAGGAGGAGTCATCGTATGTGATACCGTACATGGCTGCTTCACCTTCATTCTTTCGGATGGCGGATTGGTCTACTGTTTTCTCCAGATCGGCCAGTGTTATCTCGGCCTGGACgcaaggaggaggagtgTCAGTGGACTGATGCTTTTTGCCTCATAAGTTTCAGCTGCTCACCTTTTTGCCCGTCTCGTTACTCCTATTCATGGGCTTAAACACCCTCTGACTCGCTTCGGGATCATTGATGAGGGGATCCTGCTGAGAACGGTGGACGAGCTGGAAATGCTGGGCATTGGGCTGCCTGAAGATGGATTTCTTGGGTGGCATGGTGGGATTGCGTTTTGTGAGACTATGAGGTGTTGGTCcagatgatgttgagaagTAGAGAGAATTACCTATCGATGAGGACTTGATGGGTGGTGTTGTTGAAATGTTGAGATTGGAATTGAAGTTGAAATTTTGCTTCCGTCGGATGTCAGTCACTCGAGTCCCCGTCGAAAAGTCGAAAGAGTGTGTCGCCGCTACTGACATCCTGAGCAAgatatctctcatcttcccccttcttgGTTCgcatccatatccataccaTTGAATTACTCTGCAAGCCTCAGCAATCAAAAGATCTGCCAATTCAGATAGCTACTCTACCCAATCTTACAATCAATCACCAATCACCAAAAATGTCTTCTCTTTTCGGTTCCTCTGGTGCGACTCCCGGTTAGTCTCTTGGATTCCACCGCATTCGCACTGAACATATCTTCCGGACAATCGCTGATGGGCTTCCACTCGCAGATATGGCTGCTCGAAAGGAGCAAATGAAGCAATCGATTCAACAAGAGGTGTGTTGCAGAGACCACGATATCCCAATTTTCCATCTATACCTATTTTGGTGAGAAATCGACGATCGCAGGAGCTGACTGTGATATATCTAGCTCGCCATTGCCAACGCCCAACAATtgatcaacaagatcaatGAGAACGTGAGTATCATCAATTCTGGGGTAGAGACTTGCCGCTGATAAGTTCGCTTTAGTGCTTCGCCAAATGTATCTCTaaaccatccacctcactcacatcgtctCAGGAGGTGAGTATTCTGTCTCATAAGTGTAGCTCAATCACTGACTTTGCCTACTCAGACATGCTTATCCCAATGTATGTCCCTCTACATGGCCGCCTTCGATCAAGTCTCTCGATCTTACGTGTCAAGAATATCGAAAGAGCGAGGAGCTGCTCCCGGTATTGGTCTTTAGAAACTGTAGCATAATCACGACACTGAAACTGGAAGTGACACAAGGCAGAATGTATCTACACAACTCAATGCATCATATGAAACAGACTGATCACTACAACAATCtctactcatcatcctcgtcttcatcatcgtctccaccctcttctcgccAGACCTGGTAGacttttctcctattgcTCTCTCCGGCCTTTTCGTTGGAAGCGGCTTCAAACATCCTCTTCAGGAGCCCACTCCGGAGGGCAGTAGGATTTGACCTTTCCGAttgtccttcttcacccacaCATGAGTGCATGACGATATGAGCGTACATCGAGTCTGCTTTTTTGGATCGTTTGGACGGCCTCTCCGCGTCTCGCTCGACAGCAATGGAAGAAGATGCGAGGGTAAGAGACTCGAGGAGTGGGGTGAACACGGAAGACATCAGACGAGTGTGTAcggtagaggtggaggtgcGGGTGAGAAGAGTTATGTGAGGTTCGAGGATAGCAATGAGAGGGCAGGCGGCCTAAAGCAGCGTAGCAAATGAGTGATCTGATCATGCTTACACCGATTCGCATGATACATACCTGAGAGTCGACTTCAGGCAGCGCCAGAGTTTTGTTCAGCTCGTCCAGGTAAATATCAGCGATGTGATTGGCAATGGAAGTTGGGACTCTTCGGTCTTCCCATCTGCAATGAAATAGGAAGTTAGTGGCTACTCCTAATCAAGTATATGTGTCAGAGTACTCACGTCATCGGACCGCCATTCTTTGTCAATATCCTATTCACAGCGACTACAGCGtccttctcccacttctCCCTCGCCAGTAATCGGAATGTAGCATTAACGTATTTTCGCATGAGCAGATAATATTTGTCCATCCTGCAGCACCGAAAATGTGAGCTGGCAGCCTACCAGAGTGGAActctgactcacctcagtcTGTCAATTCCCGCCCATTCTCGCACTATCGAATCCCAAAATCCCTCCAAGAAAGCTACACTCGCTTCGAATCGATCCTCGGGGGAGGCTGATTTGGGTTTTATCTGAAGCAGTAGTTCGGCAAGGTCGGCAGCAAGAGCCTGCTGCACCAATGGTTTGTCCGACATCCAAAAGCCTAACAAAATGATTAGCTCGGCACGTCTGCTTGCTATGCACGAGATGCCCACAATAGAAGAGACCTTTCCACAACTTTGCCATTTCAGCGTCATCTAACCTGACATAGGAGCTCGATTCGCCCTCCGTATCACCTCCCTGGGATAAGAAGGCGACAAGACCTGCGATTGCCCTATCCCTAACTTTCTTATCTGTGGTTCGCAAGGTCTTCATTAGCTTGCAGCAACTAAAGTACGCAACAGAGCCACTTGACTCACCTGTATGAGCGAGCTGTTTTCCAAGAGGCATCGCAGCTTCTGGCTTGCTGTCCTCCACAGGTGCCGCTCGAGACTTTCCTTTGCGTGATACAGCTGCTGGCATTGTGTAGCAGTCCTATCCTTGTAGTTGTTGGTCCTGAGTGAATCGATAATGGATCAAGCAAGGCGAATGAATTAGAGTGCTCTGAAGTTGAAGATGGGGGAATATAGATGTCAACAGACGGTGAATTCGAATTCTCGAACTCTTGAATTCAACTTTTTGTATGGTGAATGAATGTAAGTCACGTGACATATACATCAACCAGCCAGCATTGCTACTAAAGGGATGATAACCAACATTgatgatcattcatctcgtctcgtctcgtctcatctttcttcggtcttctcttctcgtcATTTCCTCTTATCGATCGAACTCACAAGTAGAGATCAACGTGTAGCAGTCAAaatgggaaagaagaagagaactCAAGCCTTTGTGGGTATTGAATACTTCGCATTGTAGCGCTGCGAAACGCTGATTGTGTTGCTGTCATGTCAGGTCATCAAACCATGGTGTTGGTATTGCGAGAGAGAATTCGAGGATGATAAAGGTAGGTCGGATTGTCTCACAACATCAGCTTACGATTGCCAGTCCTGCTACAGCATCAGAAATCGAAACACTTCAAGTGTCAGCTATGCCCAAGGAAGTTGAATGTGAGTAATGATCATCATGgaacacagctgatatagtAGACCGCCGGTGGTCTGATGGTGCACAGTCAACAGGTACATAAATGTGACCCCGAGCCGTAAGTCCCTCGTCGCTTGGATGAAGCTTACAGTACAAGTCTCACGAACACACTGCCCGGTCGAGATGGATACGATATCGAGATCTTCGGTATGGAAGGTGTACCGGAGAATGCTGTTGCGGAATGGAAATCGAGGAaggaagcagaagcaggtACAGCTGCCATGGCGGCAGCAGCGGCCGCTTCCAGACCACGACAATCCTACACTGTCATACCCGAAGCAGATTTGCAAGCAGCTTTGGAGCAACATAAGAAGTTGATGGCGGCGAGAAACAACCCTGCGCCTATACCAACGTTCCCACCTTTCGGTGCTGCTCCGCCTCAGTTCCCGGCTGGGTAagtcttgatgatgagattctAGAGCTGACAGAAAGCTTTCCTCCTACCATGCCACCTGGATTCCCCGGCATGCCACCGCCAACGATGGCACCAGGAGGTATCCCACCCTTTGCGTGAGTTGATCTTAGGATATTCGCGCGCTGACAATCAGTCCTCCACCCGGTTTCCGaccacctttcccacctgtTGGCgttcctccattccctcctatATCGAACTCGCCTATTCCAATGGGCTCGCCTGCTGGTCTGCCTGGAGTACCACCTACGCCACCTACGTTCGTTCCTCAAACTTCGACCCCAGTTCCCGTCCAGCCTGTCGAAGTGTTGCCACCGAAGGATGGTGTCATGTGGCCAGATGCAACTGCTTCACCCGTGAGTGACCCACTTGTAATCATCGAAGTACCACTCTGACCCTTCCTCCTTAGGCTGAAAAACGAGCGCAACAACCTCGGTACCGTTACACATCCCCAACACCTGATGGCGAGACGGAGGAGGGCAGCGGTGttggaaagaagagaaaggcaGCGGCAGATTTCCTGTAACCTATCTATTTGCGCATGGACCGAGTGTAACAATGAAGAATCCTCATTTGGACGATCTGCAACGACTGAAACAGCAGCGGACctcatatatatcatcaaaACCGGGTTACTGTAAGAGTTTGACCATGTTACTACATTCATGCGTGTTCCTCAACACTGTGTATCGCATCCCATATCACAAGCCTAGATGGCGCAACACGTATTGTGTCACGAGGGTGACCTCGGTGACAGCTACTTCCTGTACATTCGCATTCATGCCAGGACAGCATCAGGCGAGATGGAGGTCATGAATGATTTGGGTTGTCCTTCTTCAAGCACTAACAATATTTGTGCGTGTTCCATTGATGACATAAAGCTGCAGCGTTCTGTAGATCAGATGGGGCGAGAATCGCGCACGAGATGACAGGTGGTGGTCACCTGCGTCGCTAAAGCGATGACCCCATCGAGGAGCACCGATCGGTGCTCTGTTGATCTGGTCAAGATATTGTTAGAGCCAGTTAAGCAATCCAAGACAAGTCGACAGCACAATGCGATACATTCATATATAAATCATTTCTAGAAAGTGAAGAAACTAGTTACAACGCTCCGCCTGCAATTGACCTACTCTTGCATTCGTCTGAATGTCTCGCCAATCTCGTTATATAGCTGGTCGAATTTACCTTGGATATCTTGCTCGCTTTGAGTGTTGGGAGACTCGAACTTCATTTGGGAAAGCTTGTACATCACATCGGCAGCGGAATCTCGTACCTGTACAATGTCAGCAAAATTCTTCTAAGATccatgactcacctttgcAAAAGTCATGTCGCTGGTCTCGACAGCTCGTTGAGATTGGTCGTAGAATGCAACAAAGTTCTTCAACATTCCTGAGGTTTTGTAGAACGGACAGTATCGATCGTACTCGGAGATACCATTTTGTTGAAGGAAGTCATCCTACGCAtaatcagcttcatccctttgtagtcaactcaccttgagcatTCGAGCGACTTCCAAAGTAATCTTGTCACTTTCACCCAAAGCACTCTTTCCGACAAGCTGGACAATTTCGGCCAAATCTTGCTCCTTTTGGAGGATTTCCTTGGCTCTAGTTCGCAAGTCAATGAATCCGGGGTTGCTCTTTTCGTAGTGGGAGTCGAGAACCTTGAGATATTTGGAGTAGGACACATTCCAGTCAACCGAAGGGAAATGTTTACGTTGAGCCAAAGCTTTGGATAAACCCCAGAAGACCTGCACGATACCGAGAGTTGCACTGGTGACTGGATCGGAGAAATCACCACCGGGAGGAGAGACAGCACCGACGATAGAGACGGTACCCTGTCTGACAGGGTTACCGAGACAAGTGACTTTACCAGCTCGCTCGTAGAAACTGGCAAGTTTGGCACCGAGATAAGCGGGGTAACCAGAATCCGCAGGCATTTCAGCCAAACGACCAGAGATTTCTCGCAACGCTTCGGCCCATCGAGAGGTGGAATCGGCCATCATGGCGACGTTGTTACCTTGATCTCGGAAGTATTCCGACAAGGTGATACCAGTGTAAATGGAAGCTTCACGAGCAGCGACAGGCATGTTGGAGGTGTTGGCGACAAGCGCGGTACGTTTCATGATGGGTTCTTCTCGACCATCTCGCTCGAGGGTGAGTTCGGGGAACTGCTCGACGTTAGCGAAAATTAAAAAGATGTTGACATTGCACTCACATCGGCCAATACCTCAGCCATTTCTAGGAAAAAGGATCAGCAAGTAGTCGGTGTTTGATGCAACGGTAAGAACTCACCATTACCACGTTCACCACAACCGACGTAGATAATGATATCGGAGTTGGAGAATTTGGACAAGGCTTGACTCTACGAAATGGTCAGTCAATCCTTGAAAGGCTCGTGCAATACGTACGATAACGGTTTTACCACTATTTCGGAATGGTCAGCTTATCTCACGCCTCCCGTATTATGACACTTACCATCCGAAAGCACCAGGAATAGCAGTAGTACCACCTTGGACACAAGGGAACAAAGCGTCCAATACCCGTTGTCCGGTAAACAAGGGATACGAGGCGGTCTCCTTTTGAGCCACAGGCCTAGGAGCTCTGACAGGCCAGAGTTGCATCATTGTGTGCTGAGTGGTCTTGCCTTGGAACTCGGTTTCAAGCACGACGTCCTAGACGAGGGATCAGCGATGGAAATTGGTTCATTGAACGGTGAACTCACTTCGACGGTATAACTACCTTTCTCTGCGATTCGAGTGATAGTTCCCATAGCCCGAGGAGGGAGCATGATCTTGTGGTTGTCCACGAGGGAGTTCTCGTAAACGCTACCGAAGATGTCACCCCCGGATAAGTGGTCACCGACGCCGAAGGAAGCGGGGTTG
The sequence above is a segment of the Kwoniella bestiolae CBS 10118 chromosome 8, complete sequence genome. Coding sequences within it:
- a CDS encoding V-type proton ATPase catalytic subunit A isoform 2: MDRAKRDLPKVRDEERERMFGSVYSVSGPVVIGENMRGCAMYELVRVGHDELVGEVIRIEADRATIQVYEETSGVTVGDPVLRTGKPLSVELGPGLMTNIYDGIQRPLKSIQEKSQSIYIPRGINTESLSREIKWDFNPASFGVGDHLSGGDIFGSVYENSLVDNHKIMLPPRAMGTITRIAEKGSYTVEDVVLETEFQGKTTQHTMMQLWPVRAPRPVAQKETASYPLFTGQRVLDALFPCVQGGTTAIPGAFGCGKTVISQALSKFSNSDIIIYVGCGERGNEMAEVLADFPELTLERDGREEPIMKRTALVANTSNMPVAAREASIYTGITLSEYFRDQGNNVAMMADSTSRWAEALREISGRLAEMPADSGYPAYLGAKLASFYERAGKVTCLGNPVRQGTVSIVGAVSPPGGDFSDPVTSATLGIVQVFWGLSKALAQRKHFPSVDWNVSYSKYLKVLDSHYEKSNPGFIDLRTRAKEILQKEQDLAEIVQLVGKSALGESDKITLEVARMLKVS
- a CDS encoding mitochondrial import inner membrane translocase subunit TIM13; its protein translation is MSSLFGSSGATPDMAARKEQMKQSIQQELAIANAQQLINKINENCFAKCISKPSTSLTSSQETCLSQCMSLYMAAFDQVSRSYVSRISKERGAAPGIGL